The Pseudomonas sp. TH06 genome has a window encoding:
- the bamB gene encoding outer membrane protein assembly factor BamB → MRDVIRWKHAALLALALLAAGCSSNSKKELPPAELTDFKEEVVLHKQWSRSIGDGQGETYNMLVPAVDGDTIYAADVTGIVMAMDRSNGDVKWKKDLELPVSGAVGVGYGLVLVGTLQGEVVALDTVNGEEKWRARVTSEVLAPPANNGDVVVVQTQDDRLIGLDASTGTQRWVYDSTPAVLTLRGTSAPLVTNRLAVAGLSTGKVVALDISNGVPVWEQRIAIPQGRSELERVVDIDGGLLLSGGTLYVASYQGRVAALDLESGRQLWQRDASSYAGIAQGFGSVYVSLSSGTVEGVDERSTTALWSNDSLARRQLSAPEVFSSYVAVGDLEGYLHLLSQVDGRFVGRERIDSDGLRARPLVVGDTIYVYGNSGKLEALTIK, encoded by the coding sequence ATGCGTGACGTGATCCGTTGGAAGCATGCAGCATTGCTGGCTCTGGCCCTTTTGGCCGCGGGTTGCAGCAGCAACAGCAAAAAAGAATTGCCACCGGCCGAACTGACCGACTTCAAAGAAGAAGTGGTTCTGCACAAGCAGTGGAGTCGTTCGATCGGTGACGGTCAGGGCGAAACCTACAACATGCTGGTACCGGCAGTTGACGGTGACACCATCTACGCTGCCGACGTAACGGGCATCGTGATGGCCATGGATCGCAGCAATGGCGACGTGAAGTGGAAAAAAGATCTTGAACTGCCTGTCTCCGGCGCTGTTGGCGTAGGTTACGGTCTGGTTCTGGTTGGCACGCTGCAAGGCGAAGTCGTTGCTCTGGACACCGTCAACGGTGAAGAGAAGTGGCGTGCTCGCGTGACCAGCGAAGTCCTCGCGCCGCCGGCCAACAACGGCGACGTGGTGGTGGTGCAGACTCAGGACGATCGTCTGATCGGTCTGGATGCTTCCACCGGTACTCAGCGCTGGGTGTATGACAGCACGCCTGCCGTGCTGACCCTGCGTGGCACCAGTGCTCCGCTGGTTACCAACCGCCTCGCGGTGGCAGGCCTGTCGACCGGTAAAGTGGTCGCTCTGGACATTTCCAACGGCGTGCCGGTCTGGGAACAACGGATCGCGATTCCACAGGGTCGTTCGGAACTGGAGCGCGTGGTCGATATCGACGGCGGTCTGCTGTTGTCCGGCGGCACGCTGTACGTTGCCAGCTATCAGGGTCGCGTGGCTGCACTGGATCTGGAAAGCGGCCGTCAACTCTGGCAGCGCGATGCATCGAGCTACGCCGGTATTGCTCAAGGTTTCGGCAGTGTCTACGTAAGCCTGTCTTCGGGTACCGTTGAAGGCGTTGACGAGCGTTCCACCACTGCGCTGTGGAGCAACGACTCGCTGGCTCGCCGTCAATTGTCGGCGCCGGAAGTGTTCTCCAGCTACGTGGCAGTGGGTGACCTGGAAGGTTATCTGCACCTGTTGAGTCAGGTTGACGGTCGTTTCGTCGGCCGCGAGCGCATCGACAGCGATGGCCTGCGTGCCCGTCCGCTGGTGGTGGGTGACACGATTTATGTGTATGGCAACAGCGGCAAACTGGAAGCCCTGACCATCAAGTAA
- the der gene encoding ribosome biogenesis GTPase Der has protein sequence MVPVIALVGRPNVGKSTLFNRLTRTRDAIVGDLSGLTRDRQYGEAKWQGRSYILIDTGGISGDEHGMDEKMAEQSLLAIEEADVVLFLVDAKAGFTAADQMIAEHLRKRNKRSHVVANKVDNIDPEMARAEFAPLGMGHAIPIAGAHGRGITQLLEAALGDFPRDDDEPAEGEEEEIVAEGEEAKRIPGPSEKDGIKIAIIGRPNVGKSTLVNRMLGEDRVIVYDQPGTTRDSIYIPFERNEEKYTLIDTAGVRKRGKIHEEVEKFSVVKTLQAIKDANVVIFVMDAREGVVDHDLNLLGFAIESGRALVIAINKWDGMTPSERDYVKVELQRRLFFVDYADIHFISALHGTGVGNLYASVQNSFKSAVTRWPTNRLTQILEDAVGEHAPPMVNNRRIKLRYAHLGGANPPIIVIHGNQIEKVPKSYVRYLENTYRRVLKLVGTPIRIEFKGGENPYEGNKTTLTDRQVNKKRRLMSHHKKADKKRRDKK, from the coding sequence ATGGTTCCCGTAATCGCCCTGGTGGGCCGACCGAACGTCGGCAAATCCACCTTGTTCAACCGCCTGACCAGGACTCGCGACGCCATCGTCGGCGACTTGTCCGGTCTGACCCGTGATCGCCAGTACGGTGAGGCCAAGTGGCAAGGGCGTTCCTACATTCTGATCGACACCGGCGGTATCTCCGGTGACGAGCACGGTATGGACGAAAAAATGGCCGAGCAGTCGCTGCTGGCCATTGAAGAAGCAGATGTTGTGCTGTTCCTGGTAGATGCCAAGGCCGGTTTTACCGCCGCCGACCAGATGATCGCCGAGCACCTGCGCAAACGTAACAAGCGTTCCCACGTGGTTGCCAACAAGGTCGACAACATCGACCCGGAAATGGCCCGCGCCGAGTTCGCCCCGCTGGGCATGGGCCACGCGATTCCGATCGCGGGTGCTCACGGTCGCGGCATCACCCAATTGCTGGAAGCCGCCCTGGGCGATTTCCCGCGTGATGATGACGAGCCCGCTGAAGGCGAAGAGGAAGAGATCGTTGCCGAAGGCGAGGAAGCCAAGCGCATTCCAGGCCCGAGTGAAAAAGACGGGATCAAGATCGCTATCATCGGCCGTCCGAACGTCGGCAAATCGACGTTGGTCAACCGCATGCTCGGTGAAGACCGGGTAATCGTCTATGACCAACCCGGCACCACGCGTGACAGTATCTACATCCCGTTCGAACGGAATGAAGAGAAGTACACGCTGATCGACACCGCCGGTGTGCGCAAGCGCGGCAAGATCCACGAAGAAGTCGAAAAGTTCTCCGTGGTCAAAACCCTGCAGGCGATCAAAGACGCCAACGTGGTGATCTTCGTGATGGACGCCCGCGAAGGTGTGGTCGATCACGACCTCAACCTGTTGGGCTTCGCCATCGAGTCGGGTCGTGCGCTGGTGATCGCGATCAACAAGTGGGACGGCATGACGCCGAGCGAGCGTGACTACGTGAAGGTCGAGCTGCAACGTCGACTGTTCTTCGTCGACTACGCTGACATCCACTTCATCTCGGCACTGCACGGTACTGGCGTGGGTAACCTCTACGCTTCCGTGCAGAACTCGTTCAAGTCGGCGGTCACCCGCTGGCCGACCAACCGTCTGACCCAGATTCTCGAAGACGCCGTTGGCGAGCACGCGCCACCGATGGTCAACAACCGCCGGATCAAGCTGCGTTACGCTCACCTCGGTGGCGCGAACCCGCCGATCATCGTGATCCACGGTAACCAGATCGAGAAAGTGCCGAAGTCGTATGTGCGCTATCTGGAGAACACCTATCGCCGTGTGCTGAAGCTGGTCGGTACGCCGATCCGCATCGAGTTCAAGGGCGGCGAGAACCCGTACGAAGGCAACAAAACCACGCTGACCGACCGCCAGGTCAACAAGAAGCGTCGTTTGATGTCGCACCACAAGAAAGCCGACAAAAAACGCCGCGACAAGAAGTGA
- a CDS encoding pyridoxal phosphate-dependent aminotransferase: MITSKLPNVGITIFTQMSQLAAQTGAINLSQGFPDFDGPQSLRDAVGRHIASGHNQYSPMTGLPALREQIAAKIARSYGVKVDADTEVTVTPGATQAIFCAIQAVIHSGDEVIVFDPCYDSYEPATELAGGRCVHVQLRPDNFSIDFDKLAAALTPRTKMIVLNTPHNPSGALISRAELDQLAALIRDRDIYLISDEVYEHLVFDGVPHVSVLAHEELYQRAFVVSSFGKTYHVTGWKTGYVVAPPALTAELRKVHQYVSFCGVTPLQYALADYMAEHPEHVEELPGFYQAKRDLFCDLLAPSRFTFTRVTGTYFQLVDYSQIRPDLNDVEMAMWMTREHGVASIPVSVFYQNPPEGQRLVRLCFAKREETLREAAAKLCVI, encoded by the coding sequence ATGATCACCAGTAAGCTGCCGAATGTCGGCATCACTATTTTCACGCAGATGTCTCAGCTCGCGGCGCAGACCGGAGCCATCAACCTGTCCCAGGGTTTCCCTGATTTCGACGGTCCCCAGTCCTTGCGCGATGCGGTAGGTCGGCATATTGCCAGTGGCCATAACCAGTATTCGCCGATGACCGGCCTGCCAGCACTGCGTGAGCAGATTGCGGCGAAGATCGCTCGCAGCTACGGCGTGAAGGTGGATGCCGACACCGAAGTGACGGTGACGCCGGGCGCCACCCAGGCGATCTTCTGTGCGATTCAGGCGGTTATCCACAGCGGCGACGAAGTCATCGTGTTCGATCCGTGCTACGACAGCTACGAACCGGCGACAGAGTTGGCGGGCGGTCGTTGCGTGCATGTGCAACTGCGGCCTGACAATTTCTCCATCGATTTCGACAAGCTTGCTGCTGCGCTGACGCCACGGACGAAAATGATCGTCCTCAACACCCCGCATAATCCGAGCGGCGCCCTGATAAGCCGTGCAGAACTCGATCAACTGGCGGCACTGATCCGTGATCGCGACATATACCTGATCAGCGACGAAGTCTACGAACACCTGGTGTTCGACGGCGTGCCGCATGTCAGTGTGCTGGCCCACGAAGAGCTGTATCAGCGTGCGTTCGTGGTCAGTTCGTTCGGCAAGACTTACCACGTCACTGGCTGGAAAACCGGTTACGTCGTCGCGCCCCCCGCGCTGACCGCCGAGTTGCGCAAGGTGCACCAGTACGTCAGTTTCTGCGGTGTTACCCCGCTGCAATACGCCTTGGCCGATTACATGGCCGAGCATCCTGAGCACGTCGAGGAGTTGCCGGGTTTCTATCAGGCCAAGCGTGATTTGTTCTGCGATCTGTTGGCACCGTCGCGGTTCACCTTCACTCGTGTCACTGGCACCTATTTCCAACTGGTCGATTACTCGCAGATCCGTCCGGACTTGAATGACGTCGAGATGGCGATGTGGATGACCCGCGAACACGGTGTGGCGAGTATTCCGGTGTCGGTGTTCTACCAGAACCCACCTGAAGGCCAGCGCCTCGTGCGTCTGTGCTTTGCCAAACGCGAGGAGACGCTGCGCGAAGCGGCGGCAAAACTATGCGTGATCTGA
- a CDS encoding amidohydrolase: MRDLSTLPDLNLALIQTSLAWHDRQANLEHFDALLEQARGADLIILPEMFTTGFSMESETLAEVENGPTSKWLKAQAAKLNAVITGSVIIQAADGSHRNRLLWARPDGEVLHYDKRHLFRMAGEHNHYTPGERQVQFELKGWRIRPLICYDLRFPVWSRDAQDTDLLLYTANWPGARRLHWNRLLPARAIENLCYVAAVNRVGTDGKGFAYTGDSQVLDFQGEMLLAAGEADGVFKAVLEAAPLAAYRERFPANLDADTFEFT, encoded by the coding sequence ATGCGTGATCTGAGTACGTTACCCGACCTCAATCTGGCGTTGATCCAGACCAGCCTGGCCTGGCACGACCGTCAGGCCAACCTTGAGCACTTCGACGCGTTGCTGGAACAGGCGCGTGGGGCGGATCTGATTATCCTGCCGGAAATGTTCACCACCGGTTTCTCCATGGAGTCGGAAACCCTCGCCGAAGTCGAAAACGGCCCGACCAGCAAATGGCTGAAGGCTCAAGCGGCAAAACTCAATGCGGTCATTACCGGCAGCGTGATCATTCAGGCGGCTGACGGCAGCCATCGCAATCGCCTGCTGTGGGCACGCCCCGATGGCGAGGTGCTGCACTACGACAAGCGTCATCTGTTTCGCATGGCCGGCGAGCACAACCATTACACCCCCGGCGAGCGACAGGTGCAGTTCGAGCTCAAGGGCTGGCGGATTCGTCCGCTGATTTGCTACGACCTGCGTTTCCCGGTGTGGAGTCGTGATGCGCAAGACACCGATCTGCTGCTGTACACCGCCAACTGGCCGGGGGCTCGGCGTCTGCACTGGAATCGTCTGCTACCGGCGCGGGCCATCGAAAACCTCTGCTACGTGGCAGCAGTAAATCGTGTGGGGACCGACGGCAAGGGCTTTGCCTACACTGGAGACAGTCAGGTGCTGGATTTCCAGGGCGAGATGTTGCTGGCGGCGGGGGAGGCGGACGGCGTGTTCAAGGCTGTTCTTGAGGCGGCGCCGCTGGCCGCTTATCGCGAGCGATTCCCGGCGAATCTGGATGCGGACACGTTCGAGTTCACCTGA
- the leuA gene encoding 2-isopropylmalate synthase, with protein sequence MSMLKDPSSKYRAFPVINLPDRTWPSKTIDAAPIWCSSDLRDGNQSLIEPMDAVKKLRFWKTLVQVGVKEIEASFPAASQTDFDFVRTLIEEGHIPDDTTIQVLTQGREDLIERTFESLRGAKKAIVHLYNATSPSFRRIVFNQDKDGIKAIAVNAAKLFVKYAAMQPDTEWTFEYSPETFSATELEFAKEVCDAVIEVWNPTPEHKIILNLPATVECATPNVYADQIEWFHRNINRRDSVLISLHTHNDRGTGVAATELGLMAGADRVEGCLFGNGERTGNVDLVTVALNMYTQGLDPQLDFSDIDGVRKVVEECNQIQVHPRHPYVGDLVHTAFSGSHQDAIRKGFSQQKPDALWEVPYLPIDPADIGRSYEAVIRVNSQSGKGGIAYLLEQEYGISLPRRMQIEFSQVVQRETDRLGLEMTAKQIHSLLISEYLQANTPYALVSHRLQEENGNSNVEVEVASKGQGETNLHWRGKGNGALEALVAGLPIPVEIMDYNEHAIGAGTNAKAAAYIELRVNGERAVHGVGIDENITTASFKALFSALNRSLSQPEAKAA encoded by the coding sequence ATGAGCATGCTCAAAGATCCATCTTCGAAATACCGTGCATTCCCCGTCATCAATCTGCCGGATCGCACCTGGCCGTCGAAAACCATCGATGCCGCGCCGATCTGGTGCAGCTCTGACTTGCGTGACGGCAACCAGTCGTTGATCGAGCCGATGGACGCGGTGAAAAAGCTGCGTTTCTGGAAGACGCTGGTGCAGGTCGGTGTGAAAGAGATCGAAGCTTCGTTCCCGGCCGCTTCGCAAACCGACTTCGACTTCGTGCGTACCCTCATCGAAGAAGGCCACATCCCGGACGACACCACCATTCAGGTGCTGACCCAGGGCCGTGAAGACTTGATCGAGCGCACCTTCGAATCCCTGCGCGGGGCGAAAAAAGCCATCGTTCACCTGTACAACGCGACCTCGCCGTCGTTCCGTCGCATTGTCTTCAACCAGGACAAGGACGGTATCAAGGCCATCGCGGTCAACGCCGCCAAGCTGTTCGTCAAATACGCAGCGATGCAGCCGGACACCGAGTGGACTTTCGAATACTCGCCGGAGACCTTCAGCGCCACCGAACTGGAATTCGCCAAGGAAGTCTGTGACGCGGTGATCGAGGTCTGGAACCCGACGCCTGAGCACAAGATCATCCTCAACCTGCCGGCCACCGTTGAATGCGCGACGCCGAACGTCTACGCCGACCAGATCGAGTGGTTCCACCGCAACATCAACCGCCGTGACAGCGTGCTCATCAGCCTGCACACCCACAACGACCGTGGCACTGGCGTGGCCGCCACCGAGCTGGGTCTGATGGCCGGCGCCGATCGCGTCGAAGGCTGCCTGTTCGGCAACGGCGAGCGTACCGGTAACGTCGACCTCGTCACCGTGGCACTGAACATGTACACCCAGGGCCTCGACCCGCAACTGGACTTCTCCGACATCGACGGCGTGCGCAAAGTCGTCGAAGAGTGCAACCAGATTCAGGTTCACCCGCGTCACCCGTACGTTGGCGACCTGGTGCACACCGCATTCTCCGGCTCGCACCAGGATGCGATCCGCAAAGGCTTCTCCCAACAGAAACCAGACGCTCTGTGGGAGGTGCCGTACTTGCCGATCGACCCGGCCGACATCGGTCGCAGCTACGAGGCGGTGATCCGCGTCAACAGCCAGTCGGGCAAGGGTGGCATCGCCTACTTGCTGGAGCAGGAATACGGCATCAGCCTGCCGCGTCGCATGCAGATCGAGTTCAGCCAGGTCGTGCAGCGTGAAACCGACCGTCTCGGCCTGGAAATGACCGCCAAGCAGATCCACTCGCTGTTGATCAGCGAATACCTGCAAGCCAACACCCCGTACGCGCTGGTCAGCCATCGCTTGCAGGAAGAAAACGGCAACAGCAATGTTGAAGTGGAAGTGGCGAGCAAGGGTCAGGGCGAGACCAACCTGCACTGGCGCGGCAAAGGCAACGGTGCGCTGGAAGCACTGGTGGCCGGCCTGCCGATTCCGGTGGAGATCATGGACTACAACGAACACGCGATCGGCGCGGGCACCAACGCCAAGGCTGCGGCCTACATCGAGCTGCGAGTGAACGGCGAGCGTGCGGTACACGGCGTGGGCATCGATGAAAACATCACCACAGCCAGCTTCAAGGCGCTGTTCAGTGCACTGAACCGCTCGTTGAGCCAGCCGGAAGCGAAAGCGGCTTAA
- a CDS encoding peptidoglycan DD-metalloendopeptidase family protein yields MPRFLASLFLLCLTFNAHADSYITRLLNKPVPGGVAVVDLGVAAQAPKATYQGKPVLVVKEQNNWLAIVGVPLTVKPGSQQISSGGRNLPFTVGNKKYPEQRITLKNTQQVNPNPANLKRIEGELAEQIKAYRSFSPNTPSNLLLDKPVNGPLSSKFGVRRFFNGEERNPHAGLDFAVPAGTPIKTPAAGKVILTGNYFFNGNTVFVDHGQGFISMFCHMSKIDVKVGDQLARGAVVGKVGSTGRATGPHMHWNISLNDARVDPAIFIGAFQP; encoded by the coding sequence ATGCCGCGTTTTCTGGCTTCACTGTTTTTGTTGTGCCTGACCTTCAACGCCCACGCCGACAGCTACATCACCCGCCTGCTGAACAAACCGGTGCCGGGCGGTGTGGCGGTGGTTGATCTGGGCGTTGCCGCTCAAGCGCCAAAAGCCACGTATCAGGGCAAACCGGTGCTAGTGGTGAAAGAGCAGAACAATTGGCTGGCGATTGTTGGCGTGCCGCTGACGGTCAAACCGGGTTCACAGCAGATCAGCAGTGGCGGACGCAATTTGCCGTTCACCGTGGGCAACAAGAAATACCCGGAACAACGCATCACCCTGAAGAACACTCAACAGGTCAACCCGAACCCGGCCAACCTCAAGCGCATCGAAGGTGAACTGGCCGAGCAGATCAAGGCTTACCGCAGTTTCAGCCCGAACACACCGAGCAATCTGCTGCTGGACAAACCGGTCAACGGGCCGCTGTCGAGCAAGTTCGGTGTCCGCCGGTTCTTCAACGGTGAAGAGCGCAATCCCCATGCAGGTCTCGATTTCGCAGTGCCGGCAGGCACACCGATCAAGACTCCGGCGGCGGGTAAAGTGATTCTGACCGGCAACTATTTTTTCAACGGCAACACGGTGTTTGTCGATCATGGCCAAGGCTTTATCAGCATGTTCTGCCATATGTCGAAGATTGATGTGAAAGTCGGCGATCAGCTGGCGCGTGGCGCGGTCGTCGGCAAGGTGGGTTCGACTGGCCGTGCTACCGGACCGCACATGCACTGGAACATCAGCTTGAATGATGCGCGGGTGGATCCGGCGATTTTCATTGGTGCCTTTCAACCTTAA
- the xseA gene encoding exodeoxyribonuclease VII large subunit — protein MIKDPFARLGLDREVLTVSQLNGRARVLLEDVFSNIWVEGEISNLARPASGHIYFTLKDSGAQVRCALFRQNAARVRQALKDGLAVKVRGKVSLFEGRGDYQLILDTVEPAGDGALRLAFDALKEKLSAEGLFSAERKVPLPAHPQRIGIISSPTGAVIRDIISVFRRRAPQVQLTLIPTAVQGREATAQIVRALKMADARGFDALILARGGGSLEDLWCFNEEAVARAVDACVTPIVSAVGHETDVSISDFVADVRAPTPSAAAELLAPDSSHLIRQVESLHRRLVMRMRDRLMRDRLRLEGMARRLRHPGERLRQQAQRLDDLDMRMRRAFERHLNTRRERLIRLETRLAGQHPGRQLAMLRQRLDSLAERLPRAMREGLKNRRLQLHSQMQTLHVVSPLATLGRGYSILLDECGHAIRNAAQTHTGQRLKAKLGEGELQVRVEDNHLTPVTLSLLD, from the coding sequence ATGATTAAAGATCCCTTTGCAAGACTTGGCCTGGACCGTGAAGTCCTGACCGTCAGCCAGCTCAACGGCCGTGCGCGGGTGTTGCTCGAAGACGTGTTCAGCAACATCTGGGTAGAAGGCGAAATCTCCAACCTCGCCCGCCCCGCGTCCGGGCACATCTATTTCACGCTCAAGGACAGTGGCGCCCAAGTGCGTTGCGCGCTGTTCCGGCAGAACGCGGCGCGCGTGCGTCAGGCGCTGAAGGACGGCCTGGCGGTGAAGGTGCGCGGCAAGGTCTCGCTGTTCGAGGGCCGTGGCGACTATCAGCTGATTCTCGACACTGTCGAGCCGGCCGGCGACGGTGCGTTGCGTCTGGCCTTCGATGCGCTGAAGGAAAAGCTCAGTGCTGAAGGCCTGTTCAGCGCCGAACGCAAAGTGCCGCTGCCGGCGCATCCGCAGCGCATCGGCATCATCAGCTCGCCGACCGGCGCGGTGATCCGCGACATCATCAGCGTGTTCCGCCGCCGTGCGCCGCAGGTTCAACTGACGTTGATTCCGACCGCCGTGCAGGGCCGCGAAGCTACGGCACAAATCGTCCGCGCCCTGAAAATGGCCGATGCCCGCGGCTTTGATGCGTTGATCCTCGCCCGTGGCGGCGGCTCGCTGGAAGACCTCTGGTGTTTCAACGAAGAGGCCGTGGCCCGTGCAGTCGATGCCTGCGTAACGCCGATTGTCAGCGCTGTCGGCCATGAAACCGACGTGTCGATCAGCGACTTTGTCGCCGACGTTCGCGCACCGACGCCTTCCGCCGCCGCCGAATTGCTCGCCCCCGACTCCAGCCATTTGATCCGTCAGGTGGAAAGCCTGCATCGCCGTCTGGTGATGCGCATGCGTGACCGTTTGATGCGTGATCGCCTGCGCCTTGAAGGCATGGCCCGACGCCTGCGCCATCCCGGCGAACGTCTGCGCCAGCAAGCTCAGCGTCTGGATGATCTGGACATGCGCATGCGACGCGCGTTCGAACGTCATCTGAACACGCGCCGCGAACGCCTGATTCGCCTGGAAACGCGCCTTGCCGGGCAACATCCGGGACGGCAATTGGCGATGCTGCGCCAACGTCTGGACAGCCTCGCCGAACGCCTGCCCCGCGCCATGCGCGAAGGCCTGAAAAACCGTCGTCTGCAATTGCACAGCCAGATGCAGACGCTGCATGTGGTCAGCCCCTTGGCGACCCTCGGCCGTGGTTACAGCATCCTGCTCGACGAGTGCGGCCATGCGATCCGCAACGCCGCACAGACTCACACCGGTCAGCGTCTGAAGGCCAAGCTCGGCGAAGGCGAACTGCAAGTGCGCGTCGAGGACAATCACCTGACGCCCGTCACCCTCTCTTTACTGGACTGA
- a CDS encoding LysR family transcriptional regulator, with amino-acid sequence MLSTRQLRYFVEIAECGSFSAAAERLFIAQSALSRQIKDMETRLQTPLFERTARQPRLTAAGEAFLPRARSLLNELNKASAMATEVGNGQLGTLRLSHSSTVPISGRLLRDISRYLDQQQGVSLDIGKLSSEAQLEDLAEGRLDIGLLRLPVLRQREDIQIVPLFTERLLLAVPADHQLASAHSVDLAQLKDEAFISIPHPQRGGLSYLCADLCMRQGFFPKAARVMSRKTTQLQLIQAGFGIALLPESMQDLAPSGVRFLPLANADCHSTVALAYRQNPSPLIQHFIQTFTNPV; translated from the coding sequence GTGCTTTCAACCCGCCAACTGCGTTACTTCGTGGAAATCGCCGAATGCGGCAGTTTCAGCGCCGCTGCCGAGCGCCTGTTCATCGCTCAATCGGCATTGAGCCGACAGATCAAGGACATGGAGACGCGACTGCAAACCCCGCTGTTCGAACGCACCGCGCGCCAGCCTCGACTCACTGCGGCGGGCGAAGCATTTTTGCCGCGAGCGAGGAGTCTGCTCAACGAGCTGAACAAGGCCAGTGCCATGGCCACCGAGGTCGGCAACGGCCAACTCGGAACATTGCGCCTGAGTCATTCGAGCACCGTACCGATCAGTGGGCGTCTGCTGCGTGACATCAGTCGCTACCTCGATCAGCAACAAGGTGTATCGCTGGACATCGGCAAACTGTCCTCGGAAGCGCAGCTTGAGGATCTGGCCGAGGGGCGCCTCGATATTGGTTTGCTGCGCCTGCCCGTGCTGCGTCAGCGGGAAGATATTCAGATTGTGCCGCTGTTTACTGAACGCTTGCTGCTGGCGGTTCCGGCCGATCATCAACTGGCATCGGCGCACTCGGTCGATCTGGCGCAACTCAAGGACGAAGCGTTCATTTCCATTCCCCATCCACAGCGCGGCGGCCTTAGCTATCTATGTGCCGACCTGTGCATGCGTCAGGGCTTTTTCCCGAAAGCGGCGCGAGTGATGTCGCGCAAGACCACGCAATTGCAGTTGATTCAGGCCGGTTTCGGCATTGCCCTGCTGCCGGAGTCGATGCAAGACCTCGCCCCGTCCGGCGTACGATTCCTGCCGCTGGCCAATGCCGACTGCCACAGCACCGTCGCCCTCGCCTACCGCCAGAATCCATCCCCGCTGATCCAACACTTCATACAGACTTTTACAAATCCCGTGTAG
- a CDS encoding sulfite exporter TauE/SafE family protein, whose amino-acid sequence MSVLGLLSEWAWGVEGWAVIGLAIALAYIVFGIAGFGTALVAGPILIVFMPLSKIVPLLVLLDFVAAFGNLLPSRKDVANPELLRLLPCMAVGCTLGVIFLLNLKSDLLLLLMGLFISAYAVYSLWVKARPAQLSAVWALPMGTIGGLFGALFGSGGFLYAIYLNSRLPKDAARATQSALISCSTVVRLSLFAIAGVYAELPLLMLALCLLPAMALGLWIGRRLTVRLSREAFVRLVTWLVLASGIALILRYFST is encoded by the coding sequence ATGAGTGTGCTGGGGCTGTTGAGTGAATGGGCGTGGGGCGTCGAGGGCTGGGCGGTTATCGGCCTGGCCATCGCACTGGCCTATATCGTGTTCGGCATCGCCGGATTTGGCACTGCGCTGGTGGCGGGGCCGATTCTGATTGTGTTTATGCCGTTGTCGAAAATCGTGCCGTTGCTGGTGTTGCTGGATTTCGTTGCGGCGTTCGGCAATCTGCTGCCATCGCGCAAGGACGTGGCCAACCCCGAATTGCTGCGACTGCTGCCGTGTATGGCGGTGGGTTGCACGTTGGGGGTGATCTTCCTGCTCAACCTCAAATCCGATCTGTTGTTGCTGCTGATGGGGCTGTTCATCAGCGCTTATGCGGTTTACAGCCTGTGGGTCAAAGCGCGGCCGGCACAATTGTCAGCGGTGTGGGCGCTGCCGATGGGCACGATCGGCGGCCTGTTCGGGGCGCTGTTTGGCAGTGGCGGCTTTTTATATGCGATCTATCTCAACAGCCGTTTACCGAAAGACGCGGCGCGGGCCACGCAAAGTGCGCTGATCAGTTGCAGCACGGTGGTGCGTTTGAGCCTGTTTGCCATCGCCGGTGTGTATGCCGAGCTACCCTTGTTGATGTTGGCGCTGTGTCTGTTGCCGGCCATGGCGCTGGGGCTGTGGATTGGGCGGCGGTTGACCGTGCGCTTGTCTCGCGAAGCGTTTGTGCGGCTGGTGACGTGGTTGGTGCTGGCGAGCGGGATTGCCCTGATCCTGCGCTATTTCAGCACTTGA
- a CDS encoding sugar ABC transporter ATPase has product MNSQSIIVPKISTLPVHEPRARAIVRWLVRKNIIKEELTTCGRTGNRMAYAIADGARAVVLHPQALPFGEPINGLEIVTKRCIYTPAKGFLEEAGCAECRREVGEALFDSLEDWMPGRTDNFTCPECGHEDDINGFLYLQECAFSNLGFIFNNWLEAGFKQSFIDEFADWLDQPVSWVKVEL; this is encoded by the coding sequence ATGAATTCGCAAAGCATCATCGTGCCGAAAATTTCCACGCTGCCGGTCCACGAACCCCGGGCCCGGGCAATCGTGCGCTGGCTGGTGCGCAAAAACATCATCAAAGAAGAGCTGACGACCTGTGGCCGCACTGGCAACCGCATGGCTTACGCGATTGCCGATGGTGCGCGTGCCGTGGTGCTGCATCCACAGGCGTTGCCATTCGGTGAGCCAATCAATGGGCTGGAGATCGTCACCAAACGCTGCATCTATACCCCGGCCAAGGGCTTTCTCGAAGAAGCCGGTTGCGCCGAGTGTCGGCGGGAAGTCGGTGAGGCGCTATTCGACAGCCTCGAAGACTGGATGCCAGGGCGCACCGACAATTTCACCTGCCCCGAATGCGGGCATGAAGACGACATCAACGGTTTTCTGTACTTGCAGGAATGCGCGTTTTCCAACCTCGGCTTCATCTTCAACAACTGGCTGGAAGCAGGCTTCAAGCAGAGCTTCATCGACGAATTCGCCGATTGGCTCGACCAACCTGTCTCTTGGGTCAAGGTGGAACTGTAG